In Primulina eburnea isolate SZY01 unplaced genomic scaffold, ASM2296580v1 ctg1423, whole genome shotgun sequence, a genomic segment contains:
- the LOC140820754 gene encoding uncharacterized protein — FPSVSENVLRKIYAGRCERLRLLMQKGIPEDIRLIIEAKVRLGGEVPQSLLIRYLPGLGKSTYAKKRRAKSLGVCHNCARWNCDKRCRSLGCVSNNREDKIGFIKNGLSKESLDNILLTHETHSIGHVNIELLRLWKQFQDERHSLGNPTKKDPVCQYIRKLDGKHILDS; from the coding sequence tttccctctgtttctgaaaatgttctaagaaaaatttatgcaggaaggtgtgaaagattgagattgctaatgcaaaaaggaattccagaagatattcgtcttataatagaagctaaggttcgattaggaggagaagttccacaatcattgctcattcggtatttgcctggattaggaaaaagcacttatgcgaaaaaacgaagggccaaaagtttaggggtttgtcataattGTGCAAGATGGaattgtgacaaacgatgcagatctttgggatgtgtttccaataacagagaagataaaattggtttcattaagaatgggctgagtaaggagtctttagataacatcttattgactcatGAGACGCATTCTATTGGACATGTgaatattgaacttctccgtttatggaaacaatttcaagatgagcgtcatagtcttgggaatccgactaaaaaagaccctgtttgccaatatataagaaaattggatgggaagcatatcctcgactcatag